A portion of the Bombus terrestris chromosome 3, iyBomTerr1.2, whole genome shotgun sequence genome contains these proteins:
- the LOC100651872 gene encoding anaphase-promoting complex subunit 15 has protein sequence MSIIPLWPNLQPRATDPLWFNADRPCDDESEVAALEAEHQAWREHVRVQRYDHIPIGKTVSDFRGSEEEEEEEEEEEGEGEEEEESDTHEEEEEELDEIDMEVSYSHQQQTSSPTDTVTDPVSIRMVSTHTGRYS, from the exons ATGTCGATTATCCCTTTGTGGCCAAATTTACAACCAAGAGCAACAGATCCTCTATGGTTCAATGCCGATAGGCCCTGCGACGATGAGAGCGAAGTAGCTGCACTCGAAGCGGAACATCAAGCGTGG AGGGAACATGTCCGAGTGCAACGTTATGACCATATCCCTATCGGGAAAACAGTCAGCGAT TTCAGAGGAtcagaagaagaggaggaggaagaagaagaagaagagggagaaggagaagaagaagaagaatcagATACCcatgaagaagaggaagaagaattaGACGAAATTGATATGGAAGTAAGCTACTCGCATCAACAACAGACATCTAGTCCAACAGATACAGTGACAGATCCAGTATCCATCAGAATGGTCAGCACACATACTGGTCGttattcttaa
- the LOC100651436 gene encoding high affinity copper uptake protein 1 — protein sequence MSHDHMAHMMNVSSGHATHVNHASHESMDHSNMDESMMHSSMDHANMDHGSMNHEGHLAAASEACGNMGMHGMSMVFHGGYCENVLFESWKISSISGLIGSMIGIMIMAALYEGLKYYREYLFWKMYNSLQYRSVTMPQEKNVVAEDNRVVHMVGEVIHKQPPTMLSWMHTFQTFLHIVQIVLSYFLMLIFMTYNVWLCFAVVFGAAIGYFLFGWKKSVIVDVTEHCH from the exons ATGTCTCACGATCATATGGCCCATATGATGAACGTATCGAGTGGGCATGCAACCCACGTTAATCACGCGTCTCATGAATCTATGGATCATTCAAATATGGATGAAAGTATGATGCACAGTTCTATGGATCATGCTAATATGGATCATGGGAGTATGAACCACGAAGGTCACCTTGCCGCTGCCTCGGAAGCATGTGGCAATATGGGGATGCACGGTATGTCG atGGTCTTCCATGGAGGATACTGTGAAAACGTATTATTCGAATCATGGAAAATCTCGTCGATCAGTGGTCTCATAGGATCGATGATCGGTATCATGATCATGGCCGCACTTTACGAGGGATTGAAGTATTACCGGGAATATTTATTCTGGAAAATGTATAATTCCCTTCAATACAGAAGCGTCACGATGCCACAAGAGAAAAATGTCGTAGCCGAGGATAACAGAGTCGTACA tatggTTGGAGAAGTAATTCACAAACAACC GCCCACAATGTTATCATGGATGCATACGTTCCAAACGTTCTTACACATTGTGCAAATTGTGCTGTCATATTTCCTTATGCTGATCTTCATGACTTACAATGTCTGGTTGTGTTTTGCTGTAGTATTTGGTGCAGCAATTGGTTATTTTTTGTTTGGGTGGAAAAAATCTGTTATTGTGGATGTTACAGAACATTGTCATTAG
- the LOC100651316 gene encoding ras-related protein Rab-9A, translating into MSGNNSATVGTLRGGNLQNRNSQRSTLLKVVILGDGGVGKSCLMNRFVSNHFDEHSFHTIGVEFLNKDIDINGEAYTLQIWDTAGQERFKTLRTPFYRGSDICLLTYAVDDRTSFKNLALWRSEFLYYADVQEGSTFPFIVVGNKVDVPDSEKQVSTEEAQAWCAENGDPPLVETSAKDATNVEAAFGAAVAAWAQLEARLERPLVEDTVDLSKQQSPHRSSCCMPVSGAESNKII; encoded by the exons ATGTCAGGAAACAATTCTGCTACAGTAGGTACACTTAGAGGTGGTAATCTACAAAATCGTAATTCTCAAAGATCTACACTTTTAAAAGTGGTGATTCTGGGTGATGGTGGTGTTGGCAAATCTTGTCTTATGAATAGATTTGTATCAAATCATTTTGATGAACATAGTTTTCATACAATTGGAGTAGAATTTTTAAACAAGGATATTGATATTAATGGAGAGGCATATACATTGCAAATATGGGATACAGCTGGACAAGAAAGATTTAAGACCCTTAGAACTCCGTTCTATAGAGGCTCTGATATTTGCCTTTTAACATATGCGGTAGATGATAGaacaagttttaaaaatttagcACTTTGGAGATCTGAATTCCTTTATTATGCTGATGTTCAAGAAGGATCAACATTTCCATTTATAGTTGTTGGGAACAAA gTGGATGTTCCAGATTCTGAGAAACAAGTTTCTACAGAAGAAGCTCAAGCTTGGTGTGCAGAAAATGGAGACCCTCCATTAGTAGAAACATCTGCAAAGGATGCAACCAATGTCGAAGCAGCATTTGGTGCAGCTGTTGCTGCTTGGGCACAACTTGAAGCTAGACTAGAAAGACCATTAGTAGAAGATACTGTTGATCTTTCAAAACAACAATCTCCTCATCGTTCAAGTTGTTGTATGCCTGTGTCTGGTGCTGA gtctaacaaaattatttga